A genomic window from Acetobacteroides hydrogenigenes includes:
- a CDS encoding CheR family methyltransferase, which yields MNVTDEELGCFIRTLRDSGGYDLSDYSDKSLKRRLQKVLDDSRLPFGTFIGNIKQDRLFAEKVLKDITVNTTELFRDPQMWQTLRHRILPRFKANKTINIWHAGCSTGQEVYSMIILLNEMGLLDKAKIVATDINNDVLDVARKGQYKYRFNISYLDNFDQVMKHNPFNYDEVYDVSYEKYFVIDKAKDILSIKKEYTEIPFFRKHDLVKDGTFVYAKFDIVFCRNVIIYFNNKLQNNVFNLFHQNLYPKGCLILGAHEAILGPWAPRFEKNGSFYTKK from the coding sequence ATGAATGTAACAGACGAAGAACTAGGATGTTTCATAAGGACTTTAAGGGATAGTGGAGGATACGACCTCAGCGATTATTCTGATAAATCGCTGAAGAGAAGGCTACAGAAGGTCCTAGATGACTCTAGGCTCCCCTTTGGCACCTTTATTGGGAACATCAAGCAAGACAGGCTTTTCGCCGAAAAGGTTCTAAAGGATATTACCGTAAATACCACAGAACTTTTCCGCGACCCACAAATGTGGCAAACCCTAAGGCATCGCATACTACCCCGTTTTAAAGCAAATAAAACAATAAACATTTGGCACGCAGGATGCTCTACCGGTCAAGAAGTTTACTCGATGATCATCTTGCTAAACGAGATGGGCCTGCTTGACAAAGCAAAAATTGTAGCAACCGACATCAACAATGATGTGCTTGATGTTGCCCGTAAAGGACAGTACAAGTATCGCTTCAATATAAGCTACCTCGACAACTTCGATCAGGTTATGAAGCACAACCCTTTTAACTACGACGAGGTTTACGATGTTTCCTACGAAAAGTATTTCGTAATAGATAAGGCTAAAGATATTCTTTCCATAAAAAAGGAGTATACCGAGATCCCCTTTTTTAGGAAGCATGATTTGGTAAAGGACGGAACCTTTGTTTACGCCAAGTTCGACATTGTATTCTGTAGGAATGTAATTATTTACTTCAACAATAAGCTGCAGAACAACGTGTTTAACCTATTCCATCAGAACCTTTACCCAAAAGGATGCCTAATTCTTGGTGCACACGAAGCAATTCTTGGACCTTGGGCTCCCCGGTTCGAAAAGAATGGATCATTCTACACAAAGAAATAA
- a CDS encoding CheR family methyltransferase produces MAAEIGIVETRNVFKLILEKHEHDFRDYSITFLKRRLEHILQLHGIRDTEAIMRKLDLDKSYFNQFLADFVPSTTEMFRDPSLWRYLKETILPELSKSISPIKIWIPSWDSGEELYSLAITLKEMELLSRTKIFASTYSELVTKNIKEGKVDPKKMEMNEANYQRFQGKTIFGNYFKPAADGSLLFKTELIRDVVFVRQNANFDSSVPGCNLILFRNQLIYMNISQEEKVISNLRDNLNTGGFLAIGIKENLEHLGCGSSFINLNSSEKVYKKKNG; encoded by the coding sequence ATGGCAGCAGAAATAGGTATAGTTGAAACTCGCAACGTTTTTAAGCTCATACTCGAAAAGCACGAGCATGACTTTAGGGACTACTCTATAACATTTCTAAAGCGAAGATTGGAGCACATACTTCAACTCCACGGGATACGAGATACCGAAGCTATAATGCGAAAACTAGATCTGGACAAATCTTACTTTAACCAGTTTCTAGCCGATTTTGTTCCATCAACAACAGAGATGTTCCGAGATCCATCGCTATGGAGATACCTCAAAGAAACCATTCTACCCGAGCTCTCCAAAAGCATATCGCCAATCAAGATATGGATCCCATCGTGGGATAGCGGAGAGGAGCTATACTCGCTTGCTATTACCTTAAAAGAAATGGAACTCCTTAGCCGAACAAAAATTTTTGCCTCAACCTACTCAGAACTTGTAACAAAAAACATCAAAGAAGGGAAGGTTGACCCTAAAAAGATGGAAATGAACGAGGCAAACTACCAACGCTTTCAAGGAAAAACCATATTCGGGAACTACTTTAAGCCCGCAGCAGACGGCTCTCTATTATTTAAAACAGAGTTGATTCGAGATGTAGTATTTGTAAGACAAAATGCTAATTTTGATAGCTCGGTTCCGGGGTGTAACCTTATACTCTTCAGGAATCAGCTTATATATATGAATATTAGCCAAGAAGAGAAGGTTATCAGCAACCTAAGAGACAACCTAAATACAGGTGGATTTTTGGCTATTGGTATAAAAGAGAACCTAGAGCATCTTGGTTGTGGAAGCAGCTTTATCAACTTGAACAGTTCAGAAAAGGTTTATAAAAAGAAAAATGGATAG